In Methylacidiphilum infernorum V4, a single window of DNA contains:
- the ispD gene encoding 2-C-methyl-D-erythritol 4-phosphate cytidylyltransferase — translation MNVAMGSILVAAGQSRRMGFDKIFKAFSNGFCPLEICLCRISRSPLVEQIVVVVSKENVEKAKGKISTLSLDKEITVVVGGKERQDSVYQGLLALDRKCRYVMIHDSARPFINEELIEKVYQAAVEVGAAVCGKPCSDTLKEVDPDAKVLRTLDRSKIWTVQTPQIFRRTLLEKAYLELHAQRKLVTDDASAIELLGEAVKVVPYTGTNIKMTFPEDWEVANLLIENNRLSHQKP, via the coding sequence ATGAACGTTGCGATGGGTTCAATTCTTGTAGCTGCGGGACAGAGCCGGCGCATGGGTTTTGATAAAATATTTAAGGCTTTTTCCAACGGGTTTTGTCCTTTAGAAATCTGTCTTTGTAGGATAAGTCGATCGCCCCTAGTTGAACAGATCGTGGTCGTGGTCTCTAAAGAGAATGTTGAAAAAGCAAAAGGAAAAATTTCAACTCTCTCTTTGGATAAAGAGATAACCGTTGTTGTTGGGGGTAAAGAAAGACAGGATTCTGTATATCAAGGATTATTGGCTTTAGATCGAAAATGTCGCTATGTCATGATCCATGATTCGGCAAGACCGTTTATCAATGAAGAGCTCATTGAGAAGGTTTACCAGGCCGCCGTTGAAGTCGGGGCCGCGGTTTGCGGGAAGCCCTGTTCGGATACTCTAAAAGAGGTGGATCCCGATGCCAAGGTGCTGAGAACCTTGGATAGGAGTAAAATATGGACGGTTCAAACTCCGCAGATTTTCCGCAGGACATTACTCGAAAAAGCCTATTTAGAGCTCCATGCCCAAAGGAAGCTTGTTACCGACGATGCTTCGGCCATTGAACTTCTAGGCGAAGCGGTAAAGGTCGTCCCTTATACGGGCACAAACATAAAGATGACCTTTCCGGAAGATTGGGAAGTGGCAAACCTCCTCATCGAAAACAACAGGCTTTCCCATCAAAAGCCGTAA
- the rpmG gene encoding 50S ribosomal protein L33: MPREQIILECTEAKALGKPASRYYGTKNKKQQQGKIELRKYNPFLRRHTLHREIK; encoded by the coding sequence ATGCCAAGAGAACAGATTATCCTCGAATGTACGGAAGCAAAAGCACTTGGAAAGCCCGCTTCCCGTTATTACGGAACCAAGAACAAAAAACAGCAGCAAGGGAAAATAGAGCTGAGAAAGTATAATCCTTTCTTAAGGCGACATACTCTCCATAGGGAAATAAAATAA
- a CDS encoding CHAD domain-containing protein, producing MKIQDHLPVVFWDKASEKLLKWKNPENFTDKIHDLRVLGKKLRALYYFFQPLLGKDFVKGEKQKVKKAMSDLGAVRDSHVFLNIYRKIEQQYPRLILPKSLKTLLERRSQQLEQDPMLGIGKSLGTQKYLALAMDRILAAREKLLKKIAAKPFSKQLALDRMKKGLEAVTKTMKEAQKEGSADSFHRWRIKTKRFYYHLSLCWHGNGSKELEKIVKKFKQLEQHLGQAHDFHLLASFINSSHPGDLRDGQKDAFKEFLLLIGKLQEEEEKEALCLAKKLMDRGLEETIEKIFNP from the coding sequence ATGAAAATACAGGACCATCTCCCCGTAGTTTTTTGGGATAAGGCTTCTGAAAAGCTCTTAAAGTGGAAAAACCCGGAAAATTTTACCGACAAGATCCACGATCTCAGGGTATTAGGTAAAAAATTACGCGCTTTATATTATTTTTTTCAACCCCTTCTCGGCAAGGATTTTGTAAAGGGAGAAAAGCAAAAAGTCAAAAAAGCGATGTCCGATCTTGGAGCGGTAAGGGATTCCCATGTTTTTTTAAATATCTATAGAAAAATTGAACAGCAATATCCGAGGCTTATCCTTCCCAAGTCTCTCAAGACTCTTTTGGAAAGACGGTCCCAGCAATTAGAACAAGACCCGATGCTTGGAATAGGCAAAAGCTTGGGGACTCAAAAATACTTGGCTTTAGCCATGGATAGGATCTTGGCTGCAAGAGAAAAACTGCTTAAGAAGATCGCCGCAAAACCTTTTAGCAAGCAATTGGCCTTAGACAGGATGAAAAAAGGTCTTGAGGCGGTGACGAAAACGATGAAAGAAGCGCAAAAAGAAGGATCTGCCGATTCTTTTCACCGTTGGAGGATAAAAACCAAGCGATTTTATTATCACTTGAGCCTTTGTTGGCATGGGAACGGTTCCAAGGAGTTAGAAAAAATCGTTAAAAAATTTAAACAGCTGGAGCAACATCTTGGACAGGCACACGATTTTCACCTCCTTGCCTCCTTTATAAATAGTTCTCATCCAGGGGACTTGAGGGATGGGCAAAAGGATGCCTTTAAAGAATTTCTCTTGTTGATCGGTAAGCTTCAAGAGGAGGAAGAAAAGGAGGCTCTTTGCTTGGCCAAGAAGCTCATGGACCGCGGATTGGAGGAAACGATAGAGAAAATTTTCAATCCATAG